The following proteins are encoded in a genomic region of Williamwhitmania taraxaci:
- a CDS encoding PAS domain S-box protein — translation MEKGYNMWQVSDVVKKRVIISATSGFILPLAAWIIELVRTKNPASYSGLCNIHSSNPALWFLDTVPVLAAAATYMILRRHYKRVETLERELLEKNENINKNALFAKQIGEGDYITSFEVPSEDDILGRSLLVMRDNLLETTTKEAQQNWISDGKDQISNILRLHTNIDELSYDVLTNLIKYIKVIQGALYVFDDDRNVLINLAAYAYNRKKYLKQEFKIGEGLIGQCAYERDIIYRKEIPNDYASITSGILGDQKPQAILLVPLITDEKLYGVLEFASIEPEIPELTIRFLRELGEIIARTIFNLSINLKTEKLLKEAQLMTEELRENEEELRQNAEEMRATHDELEKSNSKLESKIQEVENAQKRLHSLLENASEIISIYNSNLKLVFISPSVTKILGYSPQEMMSGKDMDRLTRKGEQTIAEFFEALQGKSKESRTIQYTFMKKDGEKIFLEVTGRNLLDDPAIQGIIVNSQDITERKRAEKEERMRSKMQALSENSPDMIIRINTLGQFFYANPMVELYLGIPTKDIVNETLSSVELAEPLSEFFKDAIKKIKATKEKVEGDVVFNSKLEETTMHIVAIPEFNENELETILFVSHDITEAKRIELEVQDKNRKLTESINYAQKIQTSILPDNRTIRKYLPNSFVFYKPRDVVSGDFPWFFKKDGYIYIAVVDCTGHGVPGALLSFIGYFTLNNVVDHDKDYTAGQILDHLHQGVRTTLKQDRVDADARDGMDIALCKINLKRNEIQYSGAHRPLYLLRAGVLEEFKGDRKAIGGIPHRSKAETPFTNYTLQIQKGDKIFFFSDGLPDQIGGADMKKYSSNRIRETLTSFPDLPIQDYHGIFAKDLDEYKGDHKQIDDILLIGIEF, via the coding sequence ATGGAAAAGGGCTACAACATGTGGCAGGTATCCGATGTCGTAAAGAAAAGAGTAATAATTTCTGCAACTTCGGGATTTATCCTACCGCTCGCGGCTTGGATTATTGAACTAGTGAGGACTAAAAACCCTGCTAGCTATTCGGGACTATGTAATATTCACTCGTCCAATCCTGCCCTTTGGTTCCTCGATACAGTTCCAGTGCTTGCCGCTGCTGCTACTTACATGATTCTTCGAAGGCACTACAAGAGAGTAGAAACACTGGAGAGAGAGTTATTGGAGAAGAACGAGAACATTAACAAAAACGCCCTTTTTGCAAAGCAAATTGGTGAGGGCGATTACATTACCAGTTTTGAAGTTCCAAGCGAGGATGACATCCTCGGCCGTTCACTCCTTGTGATGCGAGACAACCTACTCGAAACCACCACCAAAGAGGCCCAGCAGAATTGGATTTCGGATGGAAAAGATCAAATTTCGAACATACTTCGGTTGCACACCAATATTGATGAACTTTCGTATGATGTTCTGACTAACCTTATTAAATATATCAAAGTCATACAAGGAGCTTTATACGTATTCGATGACGATCGAAACGTACTAATTAACCTTGCGGCATACGCCTATAATCGCAAAAAGTATTTAAAGCAAGAGTTTAAAATCGGAGAAGGGCTTATCGGTCAGTGCGCTTATGAGCGCGACATTATATACCGCAAAGAGATCCCGAACGATTACGCGAGTATTACAAGTGGCATTCTTGGAGACCAAAAACCCCAAGCCATCTTATTGGTGCCTTTAATTACCGATGAAAAGTTATATGGTGTTCTGGAATTCGCCTCGATTGAACCGGAAATTCCGGAACTAACCATTCGTTTCCTCCGTGAACTAGGCGAAATTATTGCCCGCACGATCTTCAACTTAAGCATCAATCTTAAGACCGAAAAACTCCTAAAAGAGGCGCAGCTGATGACCGAAGAGTTGCGCGAAAACGAGGAGGAGTTAAGACAGAACGCGGAAGAAATGAGAGCAACCCACGACGAGTTGGAAAAATCGAACTCGAAGTTGGAATCAAAGATACAAGAGGTTGAAAATGCTCAAAAGAGGCTTCACAGCTTGCTCGAAAACGCATCAGAAATAATCTCCATTTACAACAGCAACCTAAAGTTGGTTTTCATCAGTCCCTCTGTGACCAAAATCCTTGGATACAGCCCTCAAGAAATGATGAGCGGCAAAGACATGGATCGGCTTACTCGTAAAGGAGAACAGACCATCGCTGAATTCTTTGAAGCCCTTCAAGGCAAGAGCAAGGAGTCTAGAACCATCCAGTACACATTCATGAAGAAGGATGGCGAAAAGATTTTCTTGGAGGTTACCGGACGAAACCTATTAGACGATCCCGCTATCCAAGGAATCATCGTAAACTCGCAGGATATCACCGAACGCAAGAGGGCAGAGAAGGAAGAGCGCATGCGCAGCAAAATGCAGGCACTTTCGGAAAATTCACCCGATATGATTATCCGTATTAATACCCTAGGCCAATTCTTCTACGCCAACCCAATGGTAGAGTTGTACTTAGGTATTCCTACCAAAGATATTGTGAACGAAACACTCTCATCGGTAGAACTGGCAGAACCACTATCCGAATTTTTTAAGGACGCAATAAAAAAAATAAAAGCAACCAAAGAGAAGGTCGAAGGCGATGTTGTTTTTAACTCCAAATTGGAGGAAACTACAATGCATATTGTAGCCATTCCGGAATTCAACGAGAATGAACTTGAAACGATTCTTTTTGTCAGCCACGATATTACCGAAGCCAAACGCATTGAGCTGGAAGTTCAAGACAAGAATCGAAAGCTAACGGAGAGTATCAACTACGCACAAAAAATTCAAACATCCATACTACCCGACAATCGTACAATTAGAAAATACCTGCCCAACTCTTTTGTTTTTTATAAGCCTAGAGATGTTGTAAGCGGTGACTTCCCTTGGTTCTTTAAGAAGGATGGCTATATTTACATTGCAGTAGTTGATTGTACCGGGCATGGCGTTCCTGGGGCACTGCTCTCGTTTATTGGGTACTTTACCTTAAATAACGTAGTAGACCATGACAAGGACTATACCGCTGGGCAAATCCTAGACCACCTGCACCAAGGCGTAAGAACTACGCTCAAGCAAGATCGGGTCGATGCCGATGCGCGAGATGGAATGGATATTGCACTTTGTAAAATAAACCTTAAGCGCAATGAAATTCAGTACTCCGGAGCACACCGTCCACTCTATCTCCTTCGGGCTGGAGTATTGGAAGAGTTTAAAGGAGACCGTAAGGCAATTGGTGGTATTCCCCACCGAAGCAAAGCCGAGACTCCATTTACAAACTACACGCTTCAGATACAAAAGGGCGACAAAATATTCTTTTTCTCCGATGGACTACCCGACCAAATCGGTGGAGCAGACATGAAAAAATACTCGTCCAATCGAATTAGGGAGACATTAACGTCCTTCCCCGATTTGCCGATACAAGACTACCATGGAATTTTCGCCAAAGACTTGGATGAATACAAAGGAGACCACAAGCAGATTGACGATATTTTGCTGATAGGGATTGAGTTTTAA
- a CDS encoding GAF domain-containing protein, with amino-acid sequence MESATRKNKSYATAIFIVGIAVALISVYAIGGNQAWLSYSSLVFMLCLLTGLYSVTAYQQKENISLSAQNDGLEKRLSQFQSQVGKKKETIVDAKETIQVEEFIRKILPESNQQFGSQEKLTEYILTSIAKEFSIAQGLFFTKDASTETFTLQGRYAYFSEDLPHNFKEGEGLSGQVAKDKMVLNISDIPDGYITIVSGLGTGNPNSVMIVPAISQGTTVGVMELASFHTFTPNEVDLFSKITAQLGERIANHSTI; translated from the coding sequence ATGGAGTCGGCCACACGAAAAAACAAATCGTACGCAACTGCAATATTCATTGTAGGTATTGCCGTTGCTTTGATTTCCGTCTATGCTATTGGTGGCAATCAGGCTTGGCTATCCTACTCTTCATTAGTATTTATGCTTTGCCTGCTTACAGGCTTATATTCGGTTACAGCATATCAGCAGAAGGAAAACATAAGTCTTTCGGCGCAAAATGATGGCCTAGAAAAAAGGTTGAGTCAATTCCAATCGCAGGTTGGAAAAAAGAAAGAAACGATTGTTGATGCAAAAGAAACAATTCAAGTAGAAGAGTTTATCCGCAAAATCCTGCCCGAATCAAACCAGCAGTTCGGATCACAGGAAAAGTTGACAGAATACATTCTTACATCCATTGCCAAAGAGTTCAGTATTGCTCAAGGTCTATTTTTCACTAAGGATGCCAGCACTGAAACCTTTACGCTGCAGGGTCGCTATGCCTACTTTTCGGAGGACCTACCACACAATTTCAAGGAAGGCGAAGGGCTTTCAGGCCAAGTAGCCAAAGATAAAATGGTGTTGAACATATCGGATATTCCAGACGGATACATTACTATTGTGTCTGGATTGGGAACTGGAAATCCCAATAGCGTAATGATTGTCCCTGCCATTTCGCAAGGAACAACTGTTGGCGTTATGGAGTTAGCTTCATTCCACACCTTTACACCTAATGAAGTTGACCTATTTTCCAAGATTACGGCCCAATTGGGAGAAAGAATTGCAAATCATTCAACTATATAG
- a CDS encoding chemotaxis protein CheB — protein sequence MYKALIIGGSAGSFQVITKILHSLPPNFPLPVLLSLHRLKHVRSGFVEALSIKSGIPVIEPYDKEAIKPGRAYLAPANYHMYVDLGNRIALSTEEPVNHSRPSIDLSFVTAAQAYREKLIGIILSGANKDGAFGLKKIKDNGGLCIVQDPAECQVKTMTEASLKLTPVDYVLKTNEIINFLQKIK from the coding sequence ATGTATAAAGCACTAATTATAGGTGGATCAGCGGGTAGTTTTCAAGTAATCACGAAGATTCTGCACTCCCTACCACCAAACTTCCCGCTACCGGTGTTGCTCAGCCTTCACCGGTTAAAACACGTGAGGAGTGGTTTTGTGGAGGCACTTTCGATAAAATCAGGCATTCCGGTTATTGAACCATACGACAAAGAAGCCATAAAACCCGGCCGAGCGTATCTTGCGCCAGCAAACTACCATATGTATGTGGATCTTGGAAATAGGATTGCCCTCTCAACGGAGGAACCAGTAAACCATTCCCGTCCTTCCATCGACTTATCATTTGTTACTGCAGCTCAAGCTTACCGCGAAAAACTTATTGGAATTATCCTTTCTGGGGCGAACAAGGATGGGGCGTTTGGCTTAAAAAAAATAAAAGATAATGGAGGGCTTTGCATCGTTCAAGATCCTGCTGAGTGTCAAGTTAAAACCATGACCGAAGCAAGTTTAAAACTTACCCCAGTCGATTATGTGCTAAAAACCAATGAAATTATTAACTTTCTGCAAAAAATAAAATAA
- a CDS encoding CheR family methyltransferase, translated as MYEIGIVDTRNVIKTIKEVFGYDFTDYAITTFRRRLDVVINNNKLRDADALLQKLQNEKPFFDQFLFDISVDTTEMFRDPSLWRYLKDRIIPEIAKGSTKTKIWVAGWDSGEELYSLAIILKEMGLLDQVQIYATSFSDAKLSRTKEGIIDPKQIEVNEANYERYNGSSAYANYYSLKNGIPVIDKALIENVTFIKQNTIFDNSPSGIRLILFRNQMIYYNQVMCDRVMKIMANSLVPGGYCIVGIRESLESLGLSAPFSLFDDMEKVYKKKNS; from the coding sequence ATGTACGAGATAGGGATAGTAGATACCCGAAATGTAATAAAAACCATCAAGGAGGTTTTTGGCTACGACTTTACCGACTACGCCATTACAACCTTTAGGCGCAGGCTTGATGTTGTCATCAACAATAATAAGTTGAGAGACGCAGATGCCCTACTCCAGAAGTTACAAAACGAGAAACCTTTTTTCGACCAATTCTTATTCGATATTTCGGTAGACACCACCGAAATGTTCCGAGATCCATCGCTGTGGAGATACCTAAAAGACAGGATCATACCCGAAATAGCAAAAGGTAGCACCAAAACTAAAATATGGGTAGCCGGATGGGATTCAGGAGAAGAATTATACTCATTGGCAATCATCTTAAAGGAAATGGGTCTGCTAGATCAAGTGCAGATTTATGCAACTTCATTTAGCGACGCTAAATTATCCAGAACCAAAGAAGGAATTATTGACCCGAAACAAATTGAGGTAAACGAAGCCAATTACGAACGGTACAACGGATCATCCGCTTACGCAAACTACTACAGCCTTAAAAATGGCATTCCGGTAATAGACAAGGCATTAATTGAAAACGTGACTTTTATAAAACAAAATACTATATTTGATAACTCACCTTCGGGTATAAGGCTTATTCTGTTCCGCAATCAGATGATATATTACAATCAAGTAATGTGCGACAGGGTAATGAAAATAATGGCGAATAGCCTCGTGCCGGGTGGTTATTGTATCGTTGGAATTAGGGAAAGTTTAGAGAGTCTCGGACTGTCTGCACCTTTCTCCCTGTTTGACGACATGGAAAAAGTGTATAAAAAGAAAAACAGTTAG
- a CDS encoding PAS domain-containing protein has protein sequence MKQFQRLDIHKKIHITAIALLVVLYVASAVILNSFTKARNEHQNERIMAQILTDISQSAAIVEVQTKPGFDAQDKQLLKNVFHQSYFLPGTFPYIVDEKGFIINDLFREGQKIRKDIFDAIRSNTQKEGSFNFSEESRNGNIEKTLYFQYFKPYNGYICLSVDTAQINQATNSNKIYLGLIVFLVIFIFYYGLKIILGPISLDIKSLSKTIDTMADGMLPEHLSTNRVDDFGKLIDSTNELIDNLGKTAIFADEIGKNNLLAEYAPASKEDVLGNALVRMRESLLMNQKEETIRKTEGEKQNWVTLGLAKFGEILRQNNNDLTLLSEHVIQHLINYLNANQGGIFALNDEDGQEKALDLVASFAYNRKKHLTKQIMFGEGLVGTCANEKQTIHLKEIPNDYITITSGLGEATPTNLLIVPLTLEDSVFGVIEIASFSEFQPHEIEFVEKLSHSIASTLSSVKINIRTTYLLEQSQQQREEMAAQEEEMRQNMEEMQATQEEMQRKTAELQAVNTAIDEALLQGELEVDGSVINLNQNFLNILGLGRDEIMDRTIFSLAPATTSREIKSLWNSVSSGNSEKGVFHFNSTDGDDRFLMLSFSPAFDEMGSFIKVIVLGQDVTETKNLEQKAKKQAQEIEKNIEKIEEEQEIAKIRQKEIDAMLLALNQNVIVSEMTGEGRITFINQKNVDTLGDTPDKIVGKYHRDLDFTAKNNPEAYKLFWNNLMNGVSQERIFSLKVGSETKWIREEYTPVPDENGSIFKIITLGFDVTAEKVFEQEVEELKKEAAKRKDR, from the coding sequence ATGAAGCAATTTCAAAGGTTAGACATACATAAGAAAATCCATATCACAGCCATAGCCCTCTTGGTTGTGCTATACGTAGCATCTGCAGTAATCCTAAATTCATTTACCAAAGCAAGAAACGAGCATCAAAACGAGCGGATAATGGCTCAAATCCTCACCGACATAAGCCAATCAGCCGCAATCGTAGAGGTGCAAACCAAACCTGGGTTCGACGCTCAAGACAAGCAGTTGCTCAAGAACGTTTTCCATCAATCTTACTTTCTGCCTGGCACATTTCCCTATATCGTTGATGAAAAAGGCTTTATCATCAACGACCTTTTTCGTGAAGGCCAAAAAATACGGAAAGATATTTTTGATGCAATTAGATCAAACACCCAAAAAGAGGGCAGTTTTAATTTTTCGGAAGAGTCAAGAAACGGAAATATCGAAAAAACGCTTTACTTCCAATATTTTAAGCCCTACAACGGTTATATCTGCCTTTCGGTTGATACCGCCCAAATAAACCAAGCAACAAATTCCAACAAGATATACTTAGGGTTGATTGTTTTCTTGGTAATTTTTATTTTCTATTATGGGCTAAAAATAATCCTAGGTCCTATTTCTCTCGACATCAAATCACTAAGCAAAACCATCGACACCATGGCCGATGGAATGCTCCCCGAGCACCTGAGTACCAACAGAGTTGATGACTTTGGAAAACTAATTGATTCCACCAACGAATTAATCGACAACCTTGGGAAAACTGCAATTTTTGCCGACGAAATTGGCAAAAACAATTTACTTGCGGAATACGCCCCAGCCAGCAAAGAAGATGTTTTAGGCAATGCATTGGTAAGGATGCGGGAAAGCCTTTTGATGAATCAAAAAGAAGAAACAATTCGAAAAACAGAAGGGGAAAAGCAGAACTGGGTAACCTTAGGCTTAGCAAAATTTGGCGAAATACTCCGCCAGAACAACAATGATCTCACCCTCCTTTCAGAACACGTTATTCAGCATCTCATCAACTACCTTAACGCAAATCAAGGTGGTATATTTGCGCTGAACGATGAAGACGGGCAAGAAAAAGCCTTGGACTTAGTGGCCTCCTTTGCCTATAACCGTAAAAAACATCTCACCAAGCAAATTATGTTTGGGGAAGGGCTGGTTGGCACTTGCGCTAACGAGAAGCAAACAATCCATCTTAAAGAGATTCCCAACGATTATATTACAATTACCTCAGGACTGGGTGAGGCCACCCCAACGAATCTGCTAATTGTTCCATTGACGCTGGAGGACAGCGTGTTTGGTGTCATCGAAATTGCCTCCTTCAGTGAGTTTCAACCTCATGAAATAGAATTTGTGGAGAAACTCAGCCATAGTATAGCATCTACCCTTTCGAGTGTAAAAATAAACATCCGAACAACCTATCTGCTTGAACAATCGCAGCAACAACGTGAAGAGATGGCGGCCCAAGAGGAGGAGATGCGCCAGAACATGGAGGAGATGCAAGCTACACAAGAAGAGATGCAGCGGAAAACAGCGGAACTGCAAGCGGTAAATACCGCTATAGACGAGGCGTTACTGCAAGGAGAGTTAGAGGTCGATGGTTCTGTCATCAACTTAAACCAGAATTTCCTAAATATACTGGGACTAGGCCGTGATGAAATTATGGATAGAACAATCTTCAGCCTAGCTCCAGCGACCACTTCCCGTGAAATTAAAAGCCTATGGAATTCGGTAAGTTCCGGTAATAGTGAAAAGGGCGTTTTCCACTTCAATTCCACCGATGGGGACGATCGTTTCTTAATGCTCAGTTTTAGTCCAGCATTTGATGAGATGGGCAGTTTTATTAAGGTTATTGTTCTTGGACAAGATGTAACGGAAACTAAGAATCTTGAGCAAAAAGCAAAAAAACAAGCCCAAGAAATTGAAAAAAACATAGAAAAAATTGAAGAAGAACAGGAAATTGCAAAAATACGGCAAAAAGAGATAGACGCCATGCTCTTAGCCCTAAATCAGAATGTTATTGTATCGGAAATGACTGGGGAGGGGCGAATTACATTTATCAATCAGAAAAATGTGGATACCCTTGGCGACACACCCGATAAAATTGTGGGCAAATACCACAGAGACCTAGATTTTACTGCAAAAAATAATCCAGAAGCATATAAACTTTTTTGGAACAATCTTATGAACGGAGTGTCTCAGGAAAGAATATTCTCATTGAAAGTTGGATCCGAAACTAAATGGATTCGTGAAGAATACACACCTGTTCCCGACGAGAACGGATCAATATTTAAGATTATCACACTTGGATTCGACGTTACGGCCGAAAAGGTATTTGAACAAGAGGTAGAAGAATTAAAGAAAGAGGCAGCAAAACGAAAAGACCGTTAA
- a CDS encoding CheR family methyltransferase encodes MSITDQDLQFFVLALKNASSYDLSEYSDKSLKRRMEKILTDNNMDLNTLVGTLKTNKEFTERIVREITVNTTELFRDPQIWQTLKYRILPRFKNNKTINIWHAGCSTGQEVYSMLILLNEMGLYDKAKIFASDINSDVLNQAKKGVYKYRFNIGYLDNFDKVIKQNPFNYEEFNEVPYDKYFDIDKVKDTLIMKKFLTEKPIFRKHDLVKDGNLFFAKFDLILCRNVIIYFNYSLQNKVFELYHSNLYPKGVLVLGMHETILGPHATKFEKLAQFYVKK; translated from the coding sequence ATGAGTATTACCGATCAAGATCTGCAGTTTTTTGTGTTAGCGCTTAAAAACGCGTCCAGCTACGATCTCTCGGAGTACTCTGATAAGTCGTTGAAAAGAAGAATGGAAAAAATCCTAACCGACAACAATATGGACCTTAACACCCTTGTCGGCACACTTAAAACAAACAAAGAATTCACCGAACGCATTGTGAGAGAGATTACGGTTAATACAACCGAACTTTTTCGCGACCCACAAATTTGGCAAACCCTTAAATATCGAATACTTCCGAGGTTCAAGAACAACAAAACGATTAATATTTGGCATGCAGGTTGCTCTACAGGACAAGAGGTTTACTCGATGCTCATTTTGCTTAACGAAATGGGTCTTTATGATAAAGCCAAAATATTTGCTTCCGATATAAATAGCGATGTGCTCAATCAAGCGAAGAAGGGTGTATACAAGTATAGATTCAATATTGGGTATCTAGATAATTTTGACAAGGTAATTAAGCAAAACCCATTCAACTACGAAGAGTTTAACGAGGTTCCATACGATAAGTATTTTGATATTGATAAGGTGAAGGACACCCTGATCATGAAAAAATTCCTAACTGAGAAACCCATATTCAGGAAGCATGACTTGGTAAAAGATGGCAACCTTTTTTTCGCCAAATTCGACCTCATTCTTTGCCGTAACGTTATTATCTATTTCAACTATAGTTTACAAAACAAAGTTTTTGAACTATACCACAGCAACCTTTACCCTAAGGGTGTTTTGGTGCTTGGAATGCATGAAACCATACTAGGTCCACATGCCACAAAGTTTGAAAAACTCGCACAGTTCTATGTAAAAAAATAG